The genomic stretch CAAACAAGTGGCCCAGGCGTACGAGGTGCTGTCCGACGCCAACAAGCGCGAAGTCTACGACCAGTGCGGCGAGGGGGCCGTGCAGGACGGCGAcgtgggcggcggcggcggcggcggcggcggcagcggcagcggggGGCTCTTCCAGGACCCGTTCCAATACGTCTTCACCTTCCGCGACCCGGCCGAGGTCTTCAGGGAGTTTTTTGGTGGCCGGCACCCATTTTCGCTTGACTTGTTCAAAGACCCGCTGATTTTGGGGGGTCGGAGGAGCTCCCGGAGAAGCAGAAATAGAGGGTCTGcacccccttcctccaccttcagtAAATTCCCAGGGTTCGATGTTTTTTCTTCGTCAAATGCAGGATTTAGTTCCTTTGCTGTTGAGAGGAATGGgggctcttcttccttctccatgaGTTGCGGCAACTGTGGTGGGATGGGGAACTTCAGGTC from Phyllostomus discolor isolate MPI-MPIP mPhyDis1 chromosome 4, mPhyDis1.pri.v3, whole genome shotgun sequence encodes the following:
- the DNAJB3 gene encoding LOW QUALITY PROTEIN: dnaJ homolog subfamily B member 3 (The sequence of the model RefSeq protein was modified relative to this genomic sequence to represent the inferred CDS: inserted 1 base in 1 codon; substituted 1 base at 1 genomic stop codon) — encoded protein: MVDYYEVLGVPRRASANAIRKAYRKLALRWHPDKNPESKEEAERRFKQVAQAYEVLSDANKREVYDQCGEGAVQDGDVGGGGGGGGGSGSGGLFQDPFQYVFTFRDPAEVFREFFGGRHPFSLDLFKDPLXFGGSEELPEKQKXRVCTPFLHLQ